The following is a genomic window from Mus pahari chromosome 1, PAHARI_EIJ_v1.1, whole genome shotgun sequence.
cccacccccactgacacTCAATCCCAACACATGCCTCAgatttctggaagaaaaagaacaaaaggttGTCAAACCCCTTGTAGGAGGCTTTTACTctctttacctttttttctttttctttttctttttttttagatttatttatttattatatgtaattacactgtagctgacttcagacactccagaagagggcatcagatcttgttatggatggttgtgagccaccatatggttgctgggatttgaactcgggacctttggaagagcagtcggtgctcttacccgctgagccatctcaccagccctctttacCTTTTTTTCATGGACTCGAAAACCCCATCTATTTTGAACTTTCAAGTTTTTAAGTCGACAGCTaggcatgcatttaatcccagcattcaggaggcagaggcaggcagatctctaggagtttgaagccaatttggtctacaaagtgacttccaggttagctagagctacataatagagatcctgtctcaaaacttaaaaaataaaaaaaaaaaaacccaaaatcttAAAAAGCCGATTAAACTCTGATTTCTGAGCTATGAGAGCCGGCTTCTCAGCAGCAAGGAAATGTTGAATGACATTAataacagggaaactgaggctaaatAATATGCCCCCGTCTCAAAGCCCATCAATGGCCAAGCTCCAAGCTGATGCTTGAAACGAGACTCCCAAGCTCTGGTGCTACGGGTCTATAGTCTTGGtgcctgggaggtagaggcagaagaatcaagagttcaggtctagcctgagctatgtgagatcctgcccaccactaccaccaccaccctggcCCCCAAACAACAAATTCTCTTCCTGATTCTCAGAATTGCCTTGGGAACTAGAAGCTGAAAGTATGTCCATCTGGACTTGTGTCTCAAATCTTAGTTTCTACTTACTAGCTGTGGGTCTATGGGCAACTGCTCTCCTGTCTGAAAACAGGATTATGGCAGCTGTGTGAGTCACTATTTGTTAAATAGTTGGAACAGTGTTACAAAGTccatacatgatttaaaaaaaaacaaaacaacaacaacaacaaaaaaaaaaacaatctctgGTGGGGAAACAGACAGATGTAGAAAGACATTTTGTGACCtgctcaaagtcacacagctccTGAACAAGTAAGTTTCTGGTTGCCAAATTGTGTACCTTGTGGTCTCCTGGAACCGGTATCTACACTGAGGTGAAGGGAGACAGAAGTCCAGCCTCTGTTCCCTGGAAGCCCCTCAATCCACACAGACCTTATCATTTATTTCCCTTCTTATTTCTCAGAAGTTCCACCTTGTGCCAAGCATCGACGCCGTGAGCGGTAGCCAGGAACTGCACTGGATGGTGCAGCCTCATTTCCTGGGACCCACTGGCTATCCCCGACCTCTGGCCTATCCCCAGTACAGTCCCCCTCAGCCCCGGCCAGGAGTCATACGAGCCCTAGGGCCACCTCCAGGGGTGCGTCGCAGGCCCTGCGAGCAGGTAAGGAACAGAGATGTTGCACTTTCCATAGCCCGTAGGGGTCCTACTAGACAGGGACAGGATCTTGCTACGAGGGAATTTCTATTCCGCATAGAAGTTCCTGGGAGACCAAGAAGGAGGTAAAAGGTCACCTTTGAGTCAAGGAAAGCTTCCTGGAGAAGACTGCATGTTAACCTAAACCAAGGATAGGATTTGTGTATGGAAAGCTGAAAAGAATCTTCTTGGGAGGAGGGTTGAAGGCACAAGTACTGAGGTGGAGGGGACAGAGTGTTAGTGAGCATGTCTCTGCTGCCTGCCGTGCACAGGGTGGAGGGcaggttgatgttggctatgtACCTTGGGGCGAAGGAAGAACAGGCATGAGTGTTCTTTTCAGCAGTCACTGAATCTCAGCCTAGTTATTTAATTATCACAAAAAGCGAGTGGGcagtgggggcacacaccttaagtcccagcactgaggaggcagaggcaggcagatctctgaattcaaggccagcctgatttacagagtgagttccaggacagtcaaggctacagagaagccctgtctcaagaaagggggaaaaagtctcggaaaaaaaaaaaagtggggggggggtgaatggGAAATGTATTTCAATTTTTCCATCTTCCAGCAGGGGAAGTGAAGCATAGAGAGGTACTCACTTGTCCAAATTCATACAAACATGAGTAATGAGACAGGACTGTCCTGGCCTGGGGTCTACTCAACTCCCAAAGTCAGAGCTTAATGAGCCACTGCCTCAGTGGGAGCCCACAGAAGGCTGCAGAGTGAGCTGAGGGCTTttgcctttctaaaataaataaacattttggttggttttttttgaggtggggtctTGAGAGCCTTCcgccttcccaagtgctagggttataggtgtATACTAGATACCCGACAGGGACGAAGGATTGGTTAGGCCATGGCAC
Proteins encoded in this region:
- the Fosl1 gene encoding fos-related antigen 1 isoform X4, which encodes MYRDYGEPGPSSGAGSAYGRPAQPPQAQAQTAQQQFHLVPSIDAVSGSQELHWMVQPHFLGPTGYPRPLAYPQYSPPQPRPGVIRALGPPPGVRRRPCEQPRGGRAPQGETRAEQASSC